Within Alcaligenes sp. SDU_A2, the genomic segment GGCGGCACCGGCTTTGAACACATCGAAATGCAATTTCTGTCGGATGTGTATTTGCGCTGCCCGGACTGCGACGGCAAACGCTTCCGGCCCGAAGTGCTGGAAGTACGCATCGAGCACTTCGGGCGCAGCGCCTCCATCGACCAAGTGCTGGACATGACGGTACACGAAGCGATGGCGTTCTTCGAAGGTTTGCGCGATGTGCAAACCGGTCTGGCACCGCTGGCCGACGTGGGCCTGGATTACCTGAAACTGGGCCAGCCCGTACCCACGCTGTCAGGCGGCGAAGCCCAGCGCCTGAAACTGGCCGGCTATCTGGCCGAAGCCTCGCGCAGCCGCCTGAGCCGTGTGCAAGTTGCCAAGAAAGGCAATCTGTTCCTGTTCGATGAGCCCACCACCGGCCTGCACTTCGATGATATCGCCCGCTTGATGCGCGCTTTTCGCAAACTGCTGGCCGCCGGCCACAGCCTGCTCATCATCGAGCACAATCTGGACCTGATCCGCGCCGCGGACTGGGTCATAGACCTGGGCCCGGAGGGCGGCGAACGCGGCGGCCTGGTACTGGGAGCCGGCACCCCGCACGACATCATGGCCCTGCCGCATTCGCACACCGGCCATGCGCTGAAGGAATACGAAGACGCCATCATAGGCCGGGCGACACCAGCCCTGGCCGAACCTGCCGCGTCCTATGCGCTTGCGCCCGTGTCCAAACAGGACAATCACATTGCCATCCTGAATGCCCGCGAACATAACCTAAAAGGCATTTCGGTTCATATTCCGCGCAACACCTTCACCGTAGTAACGGGGGTTTCCGGCTCGGGCAAATCCACCCTGGCCTTCGACATCCTCTTTAACGAAGGCCAGCGCCGCTATCTGGAGTCCCTGAACGCCTACGCGCGCGCCATTGTGCAGCCGGCCGGCCAGCCCGACGTGGACGCCATCTACGGCATTCCGCCCACTGTGGCCATCGAGCAGCGCACCAGTCGCGGCGGTCGCAAGTCCACCGTGGCCACCATGACGGAAATCCATCATTTCCTGCGTCTGCTGTATGTCAAGCTGGCAACGCAGTACTGCCCCACCTGCCGTGTGCCGGTCGCCCCGCAAACGCCCGAGCAAATCGCCGCGCAATTGCTGCGCGACCACAAGGGCGAACACATAGGCCTGTTGGCCCCGCTGGTCACGGCCCGCAAAGGCTACTACACCGATCTGGCCAAATGGGCGCAAGGCAAGGGCTACACGCACTTGCGCGTAGACGGGGCGTTCATCCCTGTCTCGCCCTGGCCGCGTCTGGATCGCTATAGCGAACACACGCTGGAACTGCCTGTGGCCGACCTGATCGTAGACCCTCGTCATGAACTGCAACTGCGTCAGGCGATACGCGATGCTCTGGAACTGGGCCACGGCACGCTCAGCGTGCTGGCTCCGCTGACACCGTCCGGCACCCTGTCGCTGGAGCAGCGCCGCCAGGGCCATCCGTCCGCCTCGGCCAGCCAGCAGCATTTCTCGGTCAAGCGCGCCTGCCCCTGCTGCGGCACCAGCTTCCCAGAACCCGATCCGCGCATGTTTTCCTACAACTCCAAGCACGGCTGGTGTACCGACTGCTTTGGCACCGGCCTGAAGCTGACCGGTTTCGACCAGGAACAAACGGGCGAGGAAAACACCTGGAATGCAGGCTACGAAGGCCAGGCCAGCGAATGCCCGAGCTGCCAGGGCCAGCGCCTGAATCCTGTCTCCCTGGCCTTCGAGTGGCGTGACCGCTCCATCGCGCAACTGGCCAGCCTGCCGGTCGATCAGGCCCAAACGTTCTTTACGGGCTTGAACATGAACGGCCGCGAAGCCGACATCGCCCGCGATATCCTCAACGAGATCCGCAGCCGTCTGGACTTCATGCTGGAAGTCGGTCTGGGCTATCTGGCTCTGGACCGCGCCGCGCCGACGCTCTCGGGCGGGGAAGCGCAACGCATCCGCCTGGCCGCGCAGTTGGGTTCCAATCTGCAAGGCGTGTGCTACATACTGGACGAGCCCACCATAGGGCTGCATCCGCGCGATAACCAGATCCTGCTCAATGCCATGGCCCGTCTGGAAGGCAACGGCAATACCCTGGTTGTAGTCGAACACGACGAAGACACCATACGCCGCGCCCAGCACATCATCGACATGGGACCGGGTGCCGGCAAACGCGGCGGCGAAATCATCGCCCAAGGCACACTGGCGGAAATCGAAGCCAACCCCGCCTCGCTGACAGGCCGCTACCTGCGTGAACCCTTGCAACACCCCATGCAGGCACGTCGCCCTGTCGAACCGGATACGCCCCTGCTGACCGTACATGGCGCGCGCCTGCACAATCTTCAAGACGTGCAGGCCGGCATTCCGCTGGGCAAGCTCAGTGTCGTCACCGGCGTATCCGGTTCGGGCAAATCCACCTTTGCCCGCGACGTGCTGCTGGACAATCTAGCGCGTACCGTCGGCAGCCAGCAACCGCCCGCCTGGCAAGGCTGCGCCTCCATCAGCGGCTGGGAGTCTCTGGACCGCGTGCTGGAAGTGGACCAGACCCCTATCGGCAAGACACCACGCTCCTGCCCGGCCACCTATATCGGTTTCTGGGACGAAGTACGCAAGCTGTTTGCCAGCACGAACGACGCGCGCCTGCGCGGCTGGAGCGCATCGCGCTTTTCCTTCAATACCGGCGAAGGCCGCTGCCCATTATGCGAAGGCCAAGGCATGCGCACGCTGGAAATGAGCTTTCTGCCCGACGTCAAAGTGCCTTGCGATGCCTGCCACGGCCAGCGTTTCAACCCCGACACGTTGTCCATTACCTGGCGCGATGTCACCATCGGTCAACTGCTGCAAATGGACGTGGACGAGGCCGTCGAGTATTTTGCCGCCCACCCTAAGATCCTGCGCCCGCTGCAATTGATGCAAAGCGTAGGACTGGGTTACCTGACTCTGGGCCAGCCCTCGCCCACCTTGTCGGGCGGCGAAGCACAGCGCATCAAACTGGTCAGCGAACTGGTCAAGGCGCGGCTGGACGAAGGCCTGACCCGGACCGGACGGGCCTATAAGGCACCGCATACGCTGTACGTGCTGGACGAGCCCACCGTGGGACTGTCCATGGCCGATGTAGAAAAGCTGATTCTGGTGCTGCACCGGCTGGTCGATGCCGGCCACACCGTCATCGTGATCGAGCACAATCTTGACCTGATCGCCGAAGCCGACTGGATCGTGGACTTAGGTCCGGAAGGCGGTTCGGGCGGTGGCCGACTGGTCGTGCAAGGCACGCCCGAACAGGTCCAGGCCACGCCTGGCTCCCATACCGGGGCCGCCCTGGCTGAATTTTTAGAGGAACACGGCGCATGTATGGCCGCTTTGAAGACAGACTGAACAATACCGCGCTGGAAATGCAGGAGTGCCTGGGCCGGATCGAGGCCCGCACTCCACAGGAACTGACACACGCTTTTACCGCCATTGAAGACGCCCGCCGCGCCGGCCACTGGGTCGCGCTGGCGCTGGACTACGAACTGGCCGAACTGTTCGAGCCGCGCCTGCAAGCGCGTCCTGCCGGTTCCCAGGCTCCGCTGACGGCCTTGGTCTTTGCCAACGCCAGCCATGTTCCCCCCTGGAGCAGCCAGACAGCACCGCGACTGCACGCCAGCCTGGGCATCTCGCAACACGACTACCGCGCTGCCATCGAACAGATACAAGCCGGCTTGCGCGCCGGCGAGTTCTACCAAATCAACTACACCGTCCCCTTGCACATCCAGGCCGACATGCCGCCCCGCGAGCTCTATGCCGCACTGGCCAGCCGTCACCCGGTCGCCTACGGCGCCTACCTGGATCTAGGCGGACGGCACATCCTGTCCCTATCGCCCGAGCTGTTTCTGGAAAAACGCGGCACCCACATCCGCACCCGACCCATGAAAGGCACACGGCCACGGGATGCCGACCCAACGCGCGACAAGGCCAACGCCCAGGATCTGCGTGACAGCCAGAAGGACAAAGCAGAAAATGTCATGATCGTAGACCTGCTGCGTAACGACCTGGGCCGCATCGCCCGTACCGGCTCCGTGCGTGTCAGCAGTCTGTTCGATGTAGAACAGTATGCCTCGGTTTGGACCATGACCTCGACCATCGAGGCGCACCTGCCCGATGACTGCGGACTGGAAACCCTGCTGCGCGCCTTGTTTCCTTGCGGCTCCATTACCGGAGCCCCCAAACTGGCGGCTATGCAATGCATACGTCGCCTGGAATCCTGGAGGCGCGGCATCTACTGCGGCTCGTTAGGCTATGTAAATCCGCAAGGCGATCTGTTCCTGAACGTCGGCATCCGCACGCTGGAGCTGGACGACGAAGGCAAAGGCATCTTTGGTGCCGGCGGCGGTATTGTCTTGGACTCCGACCCGGATCAGGAATGGCAGGAATGCCTGTGGAAGGCACGCGTCCTGCAAACCCCTATCACTCTCATGCAAAAGGCCACGCCATGACACAGGGTAAACCAGAGCTGATCGAAACATTGCGTGTAGACCCGGACGGCCAGATCCCACTGCTGGAATTGCACCTGGAGCGTATCGCGCGCAGTTGCCGCGAACTGAACTATGTCTGGGACGCGCAAATCTGGCTGCAAGCCATGCATCTGGCATTGGCGCAGGCCCCCAGTCAGGTCGCCCTGCGTCTGCGCGTGCTCTGGCAGGCACAGGGTGCCGCCACCGCCCAGGCTGAACCGCTCCCCGCCTTGGCCGGTCCGCTGCATCTGCGGCTATCGGCCACACCGCTGCCGGCCCTAGACCCGCTGCTGGCTCACAAAACCACGCACCGTCCCTGGTATCAACACGCCAGCCGCCTGCTGGCCGACGACCCGAGCTTGTTCGATGTCATTTTCGTGGACGACCGCAACCTGGTCTGCGAAGGCAGTCGCAGCAATATCTACATACAAGACGATCAAGGCGTCTGGTGGACACCGACCGCCACCGGTTGGCTCTTGCCCGGTGTGCAACGCCGGGCCCTGCTCAATAGCGGTCTGGCCCGCGAAGCCGAGATTTCGCTGGATGCCCTGAAAACGGCGCGGGCGCTGCGTATCTCCAATGCGCTGCGCGGCTGGCAGGACGCCTTACTGCTTCAAGAGACTGTTTAAGGCAAAATCGGCCGCCAGCATACCCATGCTGGCGGTAATCGTCACCCCCGACCCATACCCCGCGCAAGCCAAACCCTGCAAAGCGCCGTCCTCCTGAGGCTGCCAGGCCTGCGGCAAGCGGGTTTCCTGCTCGAACCACAGGCACTGCACTCCCATGCGCGGCACGCGCTTCAAGGCGCGACCCTGCGCGTCGCTGCCACGCGCAAATCCATGCTGCTTGCGCAAGATCTGACGCAAACGCCCCAGCAAGGCATCGTGACGGGCCAAAGACAGATCGCCGATGCGCAGCGTCAAAGGATCGGTCTTGCCACCCGCCCCCCCGCAAGTCAGCAAAACCACACCACAACGCTGCGCTTCTAGAATCAGGGCGATCTTGGCACTGGCCTGATCGGTACAGTCCAGAAACACATCGGGCTTGCGCCCCATCAGATCGGCCACATTGTCGGCCGACACGAAATCATCGACGACATGCACGCGGCAATCCGGATTGATATCGAGGATACGCTGAGCCATCGCCTGGGCCTTGCCCTGGCCCAAAGTGCTGTCCAGCGCCGGCAACTGCCGGTTGATATTGGATTCGGCAATGTGATCCAGGTCGATCAAGGTGATGGTTCCCACGGCGGAACGCGCCAAGGCTTCCACGGCCCAGGTCCCCACGCCGCCTATGCCGGCCACCATGACATGGGAGGCAGATAAACGCGCCCGTGCTCCGGCCCCATACAAACGATCTATACCGCCGAAACGACGCTCGGCATCCATGCCCTGCTGCTGTGTCATATAACTTTCCACGTACGGCCCATACCGCCAAACCTCTCGATTTTACGTAAATTCGCCCGCTGCCGAGCCTTATGCTCTCCCTGCCTTGACAGCAACCTGCCAAATAGCAACACTCGTATAAGCAAATTATTATTTTTCCTTAGTTATCAGTCGCAAAGCCCGCTACAGTAGGTTTTGCCGATCTACAATCGCTACAGGTATCAACCATCCGTGATCCAGGCTACGCGCCCCTTTGCCGTGAATATCGATCCCTTTTCCGCCCCTTCCGCACCAGCGCCCACCCCCTGCAGCTTTCGCGTCCTGAGCGACGACGAACGCAACGCCTCTTTGCGCCAGTCTCTGGATCAGGCGCAGTGGTGCGGGGAACAGGATCTTTGGGTCTATGGTTACGGTTCATTGATCTGGCGTCCGGACTTCGAGTTCATCGAGCAGCGCCAAGCCTTGCTGCGCGGCTATCACCGCGCCTTGTGCCTGTGGTCGCGCATCAATCGCGGCACGCCCGAACAGCCCGGTCTGGTTTTTGGCCTGGATGTCGGCGGCTCGTGCCGAGGCATGGCGTTTCGTATCCCCGGGCGTGATGTCCCCAAAGTCTTTGACGCCCTGTGGCAGCGCGAGATGCCCAGCGGGGCCTACATTCCGCGCTGGCTGCGCTGCCGCACCACCCAGGGCGATATCCGCGCGCTGGTGTTCACCATGAATCGCAAGACCGATGCCTATGTGCCCCGCCTGCCCGACGAACAGCTTATGCAAGTGGTGCATTCGGCACAAGGCATCAACGGCCCGTGCATCGAATACGTGATGGAAACCGCGTCTGCGCTCCGACGCTCTAAAATTCTGGATAAACGCCTGCAATCAGTGGTTCAATTACTACAAAGTTACACTGATCAAGCACTTCCCCATCAAGCATAAGAGCGCATCATGTCCCTTGCCGATATTCGTAACGAATACGAACGTTTTACCCTGAGCGAAAGCGATATTGCCTCCGATCCGCGCACCCAGTTCCAGCGTTGGCTGGACCAGGCGCTGGAACTGAAGGAGACCGAACCCACAGCCATGACCCTGGCCACCGTGGACGCACAGGGCCGACCGTCGGCGCGCATCGTGCTGCTCAAAGGCTACGACGAACAGGGACTGGTATTTTTTACCAACTACAATTCCCGCAAGGGCACGGACCTGGACGACAATCCCTGGGGCAGCCTGTCCTTTTTCTGGCCGTCCATGCAGCGCCAGATTCGTTTTGAAGGACGCGTCAGCCGCATCAGTCAGGCCGAATCCGACGAATACTTCCACAGCCGCCCGCTAGGTTCGCGCATCGGAGCCTGGGCATCGCCGCAAAGCGAACCCATCACCCGTGCCGAACTGGACGCCCGCAACGAGCACTATGCCCGCAGCCTGGGCGAAAACCCCGAGCGCCCCCACCATTGGGGCGGCCTGCGACTGTCGCCGGACCATGTAGAGTTCTGGCAAGGACGCGCTTCGCGCCTGCATGATCGCTTGGTATTTGACCGCAATGAACAAGGCCAATGGGAGTTAAGCAGGCTGGCTCCTTGAGCCCCGGCCTTTGTGCAATGACAGCCGTATCCTCTACATTCGACACCGACTTTTTCCGCTCCGCGCTGGGCCGTTTCGCCACAGGCGTCACCGTGGTGACCGGCCCCGACCGGGAGCATCCGGGCCTGGCCGTTGGGCTGACCGTCAGTTCCTTCAATTCGGTGTCTCTCAGCCCTCCCCTGGTGCTCTGGTCGCTGGCCAAGCAGTCGCGTTCGCTGCCTCACTTTCTGCATGGTTCCGGCTACGTCATCCATGTGCTGGGTGCCAGCCAGTTGGCGCTGGCCAAACGCTTTGCCTGGGGCGAACAGGCCGAGCGTTTTCGCGAACACCCTTTGCGAACGTCGCCCAATGGCCTGCCCATGCTGGCCGATCCGGGCTGCAGCGCCTGGTTCGAATGCCGGCCCTACGCCTGCCACGAAGCAGGCGACCACATCATCTTCATCGGCGAAGTCACCCACTGCGAACGCAATGCCCACCAGCCACTGATCTACCATGCGGGCGACTTCGACCTGACGCCGTCGCAGGACTGAGTCCTTCCGCAAGCACGCGCAAACCAGAGCAGCGGCCTGGTTCGCGCCGCTCATGAAAATCCTGCACGACGAAGATCAACAGGAACAGATGCCGGGAGTACACTTATCCCTTTGCGTCATTCTGCAAATAGGGATTTGATCATGGCGAACGATGTCGATTGCGTCGTACTGGGCGCTGGGGTAGTGGGTCTGGCCATCGCCCGGGAACTGGCCCAGCAAGGCATGGACGTGCTGCTTATCGAACAGACACCGGGCATTGGCAACGGAGTCAGCTCGCGCAACTCGGAAGTCATCCACGGCGGTATCTACTACACACCCGGTAGCCTGAAAGCCCGGCTCTGCGTCCAGGGCAAGGAACAGCTCTACGACTATTGCCAGGAACGCCATATCGACCATGCCCGCTGCGGCAAGCTGATTGTCGCTACCGACGCCGCCCAAGAGCCGGCCCTGCGCCAATTGCAGGACAATGCCCACGCCTGCGGCGTACACGATCTGCAATGGCTGGACGCGCAGCAAGCCCAGGCACTGGAACCGGCGCTGCGCTGCAGCGCCGCTCTGCTGTCGCCATCGACGGGGATTGTGGACAGCCACGGCTTGATGTTGGCCCTGCAGGGCGACGCCGAAAACCTGGGTGCGCAAATGGTGTTTAATACCCCCTTCACCCGCGCCCACGTGCTGCCCGGCCAGGGGTTCGAGGTTCAGGTTGGAGGGGCCGAAGCCTTTTCCCTGACCTGCTCCTACCTGATCAACGCCGCCGGCTTGGGTGCGGTAGCCGCCGCCCACCAGATAGACGGCCTGGACGCCGCCCACATCCCCCCCGCCTATCTGTGCAAAGGTAGCTATTTTTCGCTCTCGGGACGTTCACCTTTCAAGCACCTGATCTACCCCATGCACAACGAGGCCGGTTTAGGCGTACACCTGACCCTGGATCTGGCTGGACAGGCGCGCTTCGGACCCGATACCGAATGGGTAAGCGAGGAAAACTACGACATGGACCCGCTGCGCGGCCAGTCCTTTTACGCCGCCGTGCGCCAGTATTGGCCCGAGCTGCGCGATAACAGCCTAAGCCCGGCCTACAGTGGCATACGTCCCAAAATCGTGCCTGCCGGAGTGCCGGCCGCCGATTTCCTGTTTTCTGGTTCCGCCCAGCACGGGGTGCCAGGCCTGATCAATCTGTTCGGCATCGAATCACCCGGTCTGACCGCTTGTCTGGCGATTGCGCAACATAGCCGGGAAATGCTGCTGCACGCCGATCAAAAACCTTTCTGAAGTCATTACAATACCGTCGATGAACGATTACATTTTGACCCTATCCTGCCCGGACCGCACCGGCATTGTGCATAACGTCTCCGGCTGGCTGCTTGAACAGAACGGCAACATCAACGAAGCCCAACAGTTCGGCGATGCCGAAACCCAGCGTTTCTTCTTGCGCATTGAATTTTCCCTGCCCGAAAAAGTAACTGTGGCCGACCTGCAAGCGCGCTTTGCGCCCATCGCCACCCAATTCGGCATGGACGCCAACATCTACGACGCGCAGCGCAAAGCCCGCCTGCTGATTC encodes:
- a CDS encoding flavin reductase family protein, with translation MTAVSSTFDTDFFRSALGRFATGVTVVTGPDREHPGLAVGLTVSSFNSVSLSPPLVLWSLAKQSRSLPHFLHGSGYVIHVLGASQLALAKRFAWGEQAERFREHPLRTSPNGLPMLADPGCSAWFECRPYACHEAGDHIIFIGEVTHCERNAHQPLIYHAGDFDLTPSQD
- a CDS encoding gamma-glutamylcyclotransferase; this translates as MNIDPFSAPSAPAPTPCSFRVLSDDERNASLRQSLDQAQWCGEQDLWVYGYGSLIWRPDFEFIEQRQALLRGYHRALCLWSRINRGTPEQPGLVFGLDVGGSCRGMAFRIPGRDVPKVFDALWQREMPSGAYIPRWLRCRTTQGDIRALVFTMNRKTDAYVPRLPDEQLMQVVHSAQGINGPCIEYVMETASALRRSKILDKRLQSVVQLLQSYTDQALPHQA
- the uvrA gene encoding excinuclease ABC subunit UvrA, whose product is MSSEIRIFGARQNTLKNLDVRIKTGELLVITGVSGSGKSSLAFDTLYAEGQRRYVETFSPYARQFLDRMDKPQVDRIEGILPAIAIDQVNPVRNSRSTVGTMTELNDYIKLLYARLGELFCRQCAQPVRRDNADSIARQIRALAVSHDDPRLVLTFPVKVPVNFTTEEIEKLLHQQGYTRLHHEETTALPVATAGKGKTAKNSPTEQKTLYVVQDRFRASTVEPERFMEAIEAALRHGQGRLTVYASANSDGPETAWRFSQGLHCAHCDIDYSAPVASTFSFNSPLGACDSCRGFGRVMGIDYGLVVPDQSKSLLEGAVRPWQTASYKECQQEMERYAPAAGVRLGVPWKDLSESEKDWVIHGTPDWKGGNQAWKTQWYGAQRFFDWLESRAYKMHVRVLLSKYRSYNTCPACAGSRLKPDASLWRVGQDQAPADSIYKRFMPVHALWSRPQLDTLPGLSVPDLMRLPIEHVRNFFRGLHFGDARDAAIDLLLKETLSRLDYLCDVGLAYLSLDRQSRTLSGGEVQRINLTTALGTSLVNTLFVLDEPSIGLHPRDMHRIIQVMHRLRGNGNTLVVVEHDPQVMVAADRILDMGPGPGERGGQILFDGPPHALRSAPTLTGRYLSGELSIESPRPLPVADNTPRLLLEDVSAHNLQHVSVSIPLGRLVCVTGVSGSGKSTLIQDVLYPAILKQQGKPTEAPGSYGALLGVEQIADVVMVDQTPIGKTARSNPASYVGAFDPIRKLFAQAALSKERGYLPGTFSFNSGDGRCPTCGGTGFEHIEMQFLSDVYLRCPDCDGKRFRPEVLEVRIEHFGRSASIDQVLDMTVHEAMAFFEGLRDVQTGLAPLADVGLDYLKLGQPVPTLSGGEAQRLKLAGYLAEASRSRLSRVQVAKKGNLFLFDEPTTGLHFDDIARLMRAFRKLLAAGHSLLIIEHNLDLIRAADWVIDLGPEGGERGGLVLGAGTPHDIMALPHSHTGHALKEYEDAIIGRATPALAEPAASYALAPVSKQDNHIAILNAREHNLKGISVHIPRNTFTVVTGVSGSGKSTLAFDILFNEGQRRYLESLNAYARAIVQPAGQPDVDAIYGIPPTVAIEQRTSRGGRKSTVATMTEIHHFLRLLYVKLATQYCPTCRVPVAPQTPEQIAAQLLRDHKGEHIGLLAPLVTARKGYYTDLAKWAQGKGYTHLRVDGAFIPVSPWPRLDRYSEHTLELPVADLIVDPRHELQLRQAIRDALELGHGTLSVLAPLTPSGTLSLEQRRQGHPSASASQQHFSVKRACPCCGTSFPEPDPRMFSYNSKHGWCTDCFGTGLKLTGFDQEQTGEENTWNAGYEGQASECPSCQGQRLNPVSLAFEWRDRSIAQLASLPVDQAQTFFTGLNMNGREADIARDILNEIRSRLDFMLEVGLGYLALDRAAPTLSGGEAQRIRLAAQLGSNLQGVCYILDEPTIGLHPRDNQILLNAMARLEGNGNTLVVVEHDEDTIRRAQHIIDMGPGAGKRGGEIIAQGTLAEIEANPASLTGRYLREPLQHPMQARRPVEPDTPLLTVHGARLHNLQDVQAGIPLGKLSVVTGVSGSGKSTFARDVLLDNLARTVGSQQPPAWQGCASISGWESLDRVLEVDQTPIGKTPRSCPATYIGFWDEVRKLFASTNDARLRGWSASRFSFNTGEGRCPLCEGQGMRTLEMSFLPDVKVPCDACHGQRFNPDTLSITWRDVTIGQLLQMDVDEAVEYFAAHPKILRPLQLMQSVGLGYLTLGQPSPTLSGGEAQRIKLVSELVKARLDEGLTRTGRAYKAPHTLYVLDEPTVGLSMADVEKLILVLHRLVDAGHTVIVIEHNLDLIAEADWIVDLGPEGGSGGGRLVVQGTPEQVQATPGSHTGAALAEFLEEHGACMAALKTD
- a CDS encoding NAD(P)/FAD-dependent oxidoreductase, whose protein sequence is MANDVDCVVLGAGVVGLAIARELAQQGMDVLLIEQTPGIGNGVSSRNSEVIHGGIYYTPGSLKARLCVQGKEQLYDYCQERHIDHARCGKLIVATDAAQEPALRQLQDNAHACGVHDLQWLDAQQAQALEPALRCSAALLSPSTGIVDSHGLMLALQGDAENLGAQMVFNTPFTRAHVLPGQGFEVQVGGAEAFSLTCSYLINAAGLGAVAAAHQIDGLDAAHIPPAYLCKGSYFSLSGRSPFKHLIYPMHNEAGLGVHLTLDLAGQARFGPDTEWVSEENYDMDPLRGQSFYAAVRQYWPELRDNSLSPAYSGIRPKIVPAGVPAADFLFSGSAQHGVPGLINLFGIESPGLTACLAIAQHSREMLLHADQKPF
- a CDS encoding aminodeoxychorismate synthase component I gives rise to the protein MYGRFEDRLNNTALEMQECLGRIEARTPQELTHAFTAIEDARRAGHWVALALDYELAELFEPRLQARPAGSQAPLTALVFANASHVPPWSSQTAPRLHASLGISQHDYRAAIEQIQAGLRAGEFYQINYTVPLHIQADMPPRELYAALASRHPVAYGAYLDLGGRHILSLSPELFLEKRGTHIRTRPMKGTRPRDADPTRDKANAQDLRDSQKDKAENVMIVDLLRNDLGRIARTGSVRVSSLFDVEQYASVWTMTSTIEAHLPDDCGLETLLRALFPCGSITGAPKLAAMQCIRRLESWRRGIYCGSLGYVNPQGDLFLNVGIRTLELDDEGKGIFGAGGGIVLDSDPDQEWQECLWKARVLQTPITLMQKATP
- a CDS encoding tRNA threonylcarbamoyladenosine dehydratase — translated: MTQQQGMDAERRFGGIDRLYGAGARARLSASHVMVAGIGGVGTWAVEALARSAVGTITLIDLDHIAESNINRQLPALDSTLGQGKAQAMAQRILDINPDCRVHVVDDFVSADNVADLMGRKPDVFLDCTDQASAKIALILEAQRCGVVLLTCGGAGGKTDPLTLRIGDLSLARHDALLGRLRQILRKQHGFARGSDAQGRALKRVPRMGVQCLWFEQETRLPQAWQPQEDGALQGLACAGYGSGVTITASMGMLAADFALNSLLKQ
- the pdxH gene encoding pyridoxamine 5'-phosphate oxidase; amino-acid sequence: MSLADIRNEYERFTLSESDIASDPRTQFQRWLDQALELKETEPTAMTLATVDAQGRPSARIVLLKGYDEQGLVFFTNYNSRKGTDLDDNPWGSLSFFWPSMQRQIRFEGRVSRISQAESDEYFHSRPLGSRIGAWASPQSEPITRAELDARNEHYARSLGENPERPHHWGGLRLSPDHVEFWQGRASRLHDRLVFDRNEQGQWELSRLAP
- a CDS encoding aminotransferase class IV, with the protein product MTQGKPELIETLRVDPDGQIPLLELHLERIARSCRELNYVWDAQIWLQAMHLALAQAPSQVALRLRVLWQAQGAATAQAEPLPALAGPLHLRLSATPLPALDPLLAHKTTHRPWYQHASRLLADDPSLFDVIFVDDRNLVCEGSRSNIYIQDDQGVWWTPTATGWLLPGVQRRALLNSGLAREAEISLDALKTARALRISNALRGWQDALLLQETV